One Pseudomonas sp. C27(2019) DNA window includes the following coding sequences:
- a CDS encoding S-(hydroxymethyl)glutathione dehydrogenase/class III alcohol dehydrogenase yields MIKSRAAVAFGPGQPLQVVEVDVAPPKAGEVLVRIVASGVCHTDAFTLSGDDPEGIFPVILGHEGGGIVEAVGEGVTSLAVGDHVIPLYTAECRTCKFCTSGKTNLCQSVRETQGKGLMPDGSSRFSYKGEPIFHYMGTSTFSEYTVVAEVSLAKVAKDAPLEKICLLGCGVTTGIGAVLNTAKVEEGATVAIFGLGGIGLAAIIGAKMAKASRIIAIDINPEKFAIARELGATDCVNPKEHEQPIQDVIVAMTDGGVDYSFECVGNVQLMRAALECCHKGWGESVIIGVAGAGQEISTRPFQLVTGRVWRGSAFGGVKGRTELPGYVAKSQSGEIPLDTFITHTMGLDDINSAFDLMHEGKSIRSVIHF; encoded by the coding sequence ATGATTAAGTCTCGCGCTGCGGTTGCTTTTGGTCCGGGCCAACCTTTGCAGGTTGTTGAAGTTGATGTGGCGCCACCAAAGGCCGGTGAAGTGCTGGTGCGTATTGTCGCCAGTGGCGTGTGCCACACTGATGCGTTCACTTTGTCTGGTGATGATCCAGAGGGTATATTTCCCGTTATTTTAGGCCACGAAGGTGGCGGTATTGTTGAGGCGGTGGGTGAAGGTGTGACGTCACTTGCAGTGGGTGATCATGTGATTCCTTTGTACACTGCCGAATGCCGCACCTGTAAGTTTTGTACGTCGGGTAAAACGAATTTATGCCAGTCGGTGCGTGAGACTCAAGGTAAGGGCTTAATGCCAGATGGCAGCAGCCGCTTTTCCTATAAAGGAGAACCCATTTTTCACTATATGGGCACTTCGACTTTTTCTGAGTACACCGTTGTTGCTGAAGTATCGTTAGCAAAAGTTGCTAAAGACGCACCGCTAGAAAAAATCTGCCTATTGGGTTGCGGTGTCACCACGGGCATCGGTGCTGTCCTTAATACCGCAAAGGTTGAAGAAGGTGCAACGGTTGCGATCTTTGGTTTGGGTGGCATTGGCTTGGCAGCGATTATTGGTGCGAAAATGGCCAAAGCCAGTCGCATTATCGCCATCGATATCAATCCTGAAAAATTTGCTATTGCTCGTGAGCTCGGTGCGACAGATTGCGTCAACCCTAAGGAGCATGAGCAACCGATTCAAGATGTTATCGTTGCAATGACCGATGGCGGCGTGGATTATTCTTTTGAGTGCGTGGGTAATGTGCAGTTAATGCGTGCCGCGCTTGAGTGTTGCCATAAAGGTTGGGGCGAGTCAGTGATTATTGGTGTTGCCGGTGCGGGGCAAGAAATTAGTACTCGGCCATTTCAGTTGGTGACGGGCCGTGTGTGGCGTGGCAGTGCCTTTGGTGGGGTGAAAGGACGCACTGAATTGCCTGGCTATGTTGCTAAGTCGCAAAGTGGTGAAATTCCGTTAGATACCTTTATTACTCATACTATGGGTCTAGATGACATTAATAGTGCATTTGATTTAATGCACGAAGGCAAGAGCATTCGTAGCGTTATCCATTTTTAA
- a CDS encoding cyclic nucleotide-binding domain-containing protein yields MSHYLSPAQLKSFVSLSELSAQQYSDIQTQLTILPFLAGQIVVSAQDSMQTTCFLLSGDVFYQPSQGDELYIEAGSADSQYALPENAAQPYTLTAATDCSVVLVDRKHLARLLTWQQSLQHLLLEFEADGEDIEWLSVLLDNPLFSRVPAANIRKIVKRLKVLELAKGTHVVIEGEQGERCYFLRHGSAQVSQNIDNQTHILAQLTVGACFGEEALLSNAPRNATVTLLADSQVLYLERAEFLALLKAPVTQEIAFSDVGDLLKQGAQWLDVRRFDEYERAHAAQALHMPLDLLRLKTRMLERNKVYLCYCDNGKRSQSAVFLLTQLGFQAYALRDGVDVLSVMPRSAFLCEQGSGYVLHCGGRVERSI; encoded by the coding sequence ATGAGTCATTACTTAAGCCCAGCACAGCTAAAAAGCTTTGTATCGTTAAGCGAGCTTTCTGCTCAGCAGTATTCTGATATTCAAACGCAGTTAACTATTTTGCCTTTTTTGGCGGGGCAAATTGTAGTCTCTGCGCAAGACAGCATGCAGACCACTTGTTTTTTGCTCTCAGGTGACGTGTTTTATCAGCCCAGTCAAGGTGATGAGCTGTATATAGAAGCGGGCAGTGCCGACAGTCAGTATGCACTGCCAGAAAATGCCGCCCAACCTTATACGTTAACAGCTGCAACTGATTGCAGTGTGGTACTGGTTGATCGTAAGCATTTGGCACGATTGCTGACTTGGCAGCAGTCTTTACAGCATTTACTGCTGGAGTTTGAAGCTGATGGTGAAGATATTGAATGGCTATCGGTGTTATTAGATAACCCGCTATTTTCTCGTGTCCCTGCCGCGAATATTCGAAAAATTGTAAAGCGTTTAAAGGTTTTAGAGTTAGCTAAAGGCACGCATGTTGTTATTGAGGGTGAGCAAGGGGAGCGCTGTTATTTTTTACGCCACGGCAGTGCGCAGGTCAGTCAAAACATTGACAATCAAACCCATATCTTAGCGCAATTGACCGTGGGGGCATGTTTTGGTGAAGAAGCACTGCTTAGTAATGCGCCGCGTAATGCGACCGTTACCCTGCTAGCTGATAGCCAGGTGTTGTATCTTGAGCGAGCTGAATTTTTAGCACTATTGAAAGCACCGGTCACACAAGAAATAGCATTTTCAGATGTTGGGGATCTGCTAAAGCAGGGGGCGCAGTGGCTGGATGTGCGCCGTTTTGATGAGTATGAGCGTGCTCATGCAGCACAGGCTTTGCATATGCCCTTAGATTTGTTGCGTTTAAAAACGCGCATGCTTGAGAGAAATAAAGTGTATCTGTGCTATTGCGATAACGGTAAACGTAGTCAGAGTGCAGTGTTTTTACTGACGCAGTTGGGTTTTCAAGCCTATGCCTTACGTGATGGCGTTGACGTGTTATCAGTGATGCCGCGGAGTGCTTTTTTATGTGAGCAAGGCTCTGGCTATGTACTGCACTGCGGTGGGCGCGTAGAGCGCAGTATTTAA
- the ispD gene encoding 2-C-methyl-D-erythritol 4-phosphate cytidylyltransferase, with translation MSLPSFWLVIPAAGIGSRMQAACPKQYLSVAGKTILERTLECFLEHPSVQGIVLALAEHDRWWPQLSLAVHPRISTVVGGAERADSVLNALLALPGRGAKADDWVLVHDAARPLLTREDLDRLLTRLAADPVGGLLAVPARDTLKHVSADGCVLKTIDRSVIWHALTPQMFRLGLLQHALAAALQAQVAVTDESSAMEWAGFTPRVVEGLASNIKITCPEDLLLL, from the coding sequence ATGAGCTTGCCGTCTTTTTGGTTGGTCATTCCAGCTGCTGGAATTGGCAGTCGTATGCAAGCTGCCTGCCCCAAGCAATACTTAAGCGTGGCTGGGAAAACTATTCTTGAGCGCACTTTAGAGTGCTTTTTAGAGCACCCTAGTGTGCAAGGTATCGTTTTAGCATTAGCTGAGCACGACCGCTGGTGGCCGCAATTAAGTCTTGCTGTACACCCACGCATTAGTACGGTCGTGGGTGGCGCAGAGCGTGCTGATTCAGTGCTCAATGCCTTGCTGGCACTGCCCGGCAGGGGCGCAAAGGCAGATGATTGGGTCTTGGTGCATGATGCAGCGCGCCCCCTGTTAACGCGCGAAGATTTAGATCGCTTGTTGACCCGATTAGCTGCTGACCCTGTTGGTGGTTTACTGGCTGTGCCGGCGCGCGACACATTAAAACATGTCAGTGCTGACGGCTGTGTTTTAAAAACGATTGATCGCAGCGTTATCTGGCATGCTTTGACACCACAGATGTTTCGTTTGGGCCTATTGCAGCATGCGTTAGCTGCTGCGTTACAAGCACAGGTTGCCGTCACCGATGAGTCTTCGGCGATGGAGTGGGCAGGCTTTACCCCGCGTGTTGTTGAAGGGCTTGCGAGTAATATTAAAATCACCTGCCCAGAAGATTTGCTGCTGTTGTAA
- a CDS encoding chromosome partitioning protein ParA, with protein MRLRNKPQMVEAVMFFADQKISKQMLYPEFEAVLDGVVNMPEFTDQQMHAVYVLINPRLLVRSLVFFYIDFDEKGAVDPSWNIPLRHLAERAGRGPDLGAGPIRLACRSQTSVPWHQMHLWDPDLSPKNNHLLMIRDAVKRNTLSLLFEETHEHFFATEQFTVAAEERWDSASQVAVDTQAADREKDQEQRKKAAQIIKQQRLRISTLEAQHEEQLAALRLQHQGALTAQQQRALELEKQLAQQESLNRQLKQQLSVQADNLENLRADLQARLRAFEQHEREAMDSLRQQFEHELQARIAVAVVDYKEQVAIRDVEVAYKAEQAAQLNNELLQLKQQLQEQAGQSGEQILERLSRSGVVFVACHPGVGHITIPLKDMTFYQQKQREYIAKKCAVSEEQYTRWLAHYENPVCSIQLDDHAQCGLPLARENKPSSFVDGVTDRCSKHKRF; from the coding sequence ATGCGCTTACGAAATAAACCACAGATGGTTGAGGCCGTGATGTTCTTTGCGGACCAAAAAATCTCTAAGCAAATGCTGTATCCAGAATTTGAGGCGGTGCTTGATGGTGTCGTTAACATGCCTGAATTCACAGATCAGCAGATGCATGCGGTTTATGTGTTGATCAATCCACGACTCTTGGTCCGTTCATTGGTTTTCTTTTATATCGACTTTGATGAAAAAGGTGCTGTTGACCCCAGCTGGAATATACCTTTGCGTCATTTGGCTGAGCGAGCAGGGCGTGGACCTGATTTAGGCGCAGGGCCGATTCGCTTAGCGTGTCGCAGTCAGACATCGGTACCTTGGCATCAGATGCATTTGTGGGACCCGGATTTATCACCTAAAAACAATCATTTGTTGATGATTCGTGATGCGGTTAAAAGAAACACACTCAGTCTATTGTTTGAAGAGACGCACGAGCATTTTTTTGCCACAGAACAGTTCACTGTTGCTGCTGAGGAGCGTTGGGATTCAGCTTCCCAGGTGGCTGTTGATACGCAGGCTGCTGATCGAGAAAAAGATCAAGAGCAACGTAAAAAAGCGGCGCAAATTATTAAGCAACAGCGTTTGCGTATCAGTACCTTAGAGGCACAGCATGAGGAGCAGCTGGCAGCGCTTCGTTTGCAGCACCAAGGTGCGCTGACTGCACAGCAGCAACGTGCGCTTGAGCTAGAAAAGCAGCTGGCCCAGCAGGAGTCGCTGAACAGGCAGCTCAAGCAGCAGTTATCAGTCCAAGCTGATAATTTAGAAAACTTACGCGCTGATTTACAAGCCCGTTTACGTGCTTTTGAGCAGCACGAGCGCGAAGCAATGGATTCGTTGCGGCAACAGTTTGAGCATGAACTGCAAGCTCGGATTGCAGTTGCAGTGGTTGATTATAAAGAACAGGTTGCCATTCGAGATGTAGAAGTCGCCTACAAAGCTGAGCAGGCAGCGCAATTAAACAATGAACTGCTGCAGCTTAAGCAACAGTTGCAAGAGCAAGCTGGGCAAAGTGGTGAGCAGATTTTAGAGCGACTCAGCCGTTCTGGCGTGGTTTTTGTTGCCTGTCACCCAGGGGTTGGACATATTACGATACCGCTGAAGGATATGACGTTTTATCAACAAAAACAGCGCGAGTATATTGCTAAAAAATGTGCAGTCAGCGAAGAACAATATACGCGATGGCTAGCGCATTATGAAAATCCTGTATGTTCTATACAGCTTGATGACCATGCTCAATGTGGTTTGCCATTAGCGCGGGAAAACAAACCCAGTAGTTTTGTTGATGGCGTGACAGATCGCTGTTCTAAACATAAGAGATTTTAG